The Drosophila sulfurigaster albostrigata strain 15112-1811.04 chromosome 3, ASM2355843v2, whole genome shotgun sequence genomic sequence CACAGAGAGCGATGCTAGCTAAAGCTCATCTGGCATAAAACTATATTATAACTTGTTCGGTATGCTCGTAAAACGTAAAAGCCGCAGACATCGTGACGACAACAGCGAGCCGAGTCGATGGCGACGATGTTGGCAGGCACCTGCCCCAAAACTACTTCAGAAGGCCCTGCCTCCCTCTCAGGCTGATGATTTTTAGATGAgccacacacacttacatacatactacaCATGCACAGAATCAGATTCAGAATCAGAACTAACAGCGATGACGATGATCTTTTGCATAGTATAagcataatatatatatatgtataccatatgtatatgcatgcCCGAGGACTCGTGTTGTTCTCCTTCATTCATGGTAAGCTGGGCATCGTTCTCGGCTCCATTCGGTTCTCACTATGCGATGCCTGCAATTCATGTTCTCATTGCTTAGAGTAGGAAAATGTTTGTgtctgatgatgatggtgttgTTGTGCGTGCTCTTACAACTGTGGCAAATATGTGGGCGTCATCGTTGTTCGAACTCGATGGTCGAAAGCGGAGCTTTGTTAGGGGAAAGCACTTGTATAACTAGACTAAAAGATATGCAAGATAATTTCTGGTATTTCTTAATGCAGCAGATCTGGTATTGATTGGATAATGTTTACAGATAGCtaacaacttttaaatagaaaatgcataaattttcattgaGTCAGACTCGACTTGGAATCTTTTCATATTGTGGAATTCCTGTGCTCACCACTCATTATATTTTCCTAAAAGGATTTTCCCTTGCAGTGCAAAGAACTCCCCAATTTGTTTATGGTTAAGACTTAATTTCGGGTTTAACCGCAATGCATTCAATTAGCAAGCTAAACCACAAAACTTGGGAAAATAGGAAAATCCTATTACCAAAGTCCAAGTGCGAAAATTCGAGCGAAGCGCTTTGCCCCTCAACAGGCAAAATGGACATCATATGGGAGATGCCGGCATAATAGGCACATTCGGAACGAAATGTTCTACTCTCGTTTCCGTTTATCTCTCCTTCGCTTTGGCGGCGCTCTCTCGCCTGcttagtctctctctctctcacgctctcgctctcattctcttgcactgtttctgttgctgttggtgtcgCTCtatttggcaaaaaaaacTCTACACATGACGCAGCAACGCGTCGCTGAGACTTCGGCATTGCTTTGGAGCTTCGGCTTCAGATTCGgctacagcttcagctttggctttggcttgaaAACAAGTGGTTGAGCGTGCGGTGCGCTCAGTATTAAGCGAACAAACGTAAATGTCGTTTCGTGCTCGTTGTCCGTCGACTGAGTAAACGCACAGgaagcaagcagcagcagcaacagcaacagcagcagcagagaacagcaacagccagaAGCAGCAGTAGACACAGCAGCCAGCGGCCAGGACAACTGAAATTCGAGGCACgggcaaaaaccaaaagaacaacaacaacgagtaaCATTGCCCGAAACGAATGCACAACGAACCTCGCACGACGACCACGACCACGACTTCgaacgacacacacacacattcacatacacatacacatacacagtcacatatacacacacatgtaggAGTAGACCGCGACGTGTATGACCATCTATAAAGTTGAAATACGAAACGCCTTGAGGAGAGCAGCAttaacgtcgacgtcgacgtcgcagcttgtgacggcagcagcagcagcgaccgCGTCAGGCTTCCAAGCAAAAGGCAGACAAACAGGCAAAACCTGCTGAGACGATACGACGAGTCCTTGCTCGTCGGTTCATATGTGCGGAACGTTGAACAGAAACACACTAGAAAAAAGTTTTCACATCAAATAAGACTCCAcacaccaaaaataaaagatactacatcaacatcagcaacaataacaacaaaacaacaacaacaaaacagcaagcAATCAAGTGAAATTcgttaaaaaataataaacatgaaAAATTCAAGTTTTTAAAGTGCAAACTTACTTATTTTCCCTATAAAATCGCCCTTAAGAAAATtccatacaaatttttgaaaatttttcaaaaaccaaaagagcATTCAAGAAAGAAATGTTGCAAAATTTGTgaaacaaataataagaaaaagtatttcaaaccaaaacaaaagtgcCGCAGCTGAGCGCTGAAAAAGTGCTAACAAGTTcctttaaacaaaaacaaaaaaagtaagatatacacataattattaacaacaacaacaataccaagaaatattgttataactataaaatatacaaattatacacaaattttcttttgcatttttatgaacACGGTGTGAACGctacaaaccaaaaaaaaaaaacaaaaagaaataagaataaagcagaaaagcgaagcaaataaaaagcagTGAAATAACTCAACTCTAAGTAACGTAACCCAAGTGCCGTGTTAGCTAAGCCTGGTCGTCTGGTCGtcaatataacatatatggCATAAAGCATCCAATTTGGCAAAGCAACGAATATAAAAACGGGAAGCTATAAACACAGCAAGCCGCCGGAGATAGATTCTTAGACAGCCGCAAGTGACTTCCGTGCCAGCGCAAGAGAAACGCGACGTGAGACGTGAGATAGaaacagttacagttacagttacggggacagagacagaggcaagAGAGACAAGTGCCGACGGCGGAGATTTCATACTATAAGCTGAAcgaaacatacatatttaaatctATGCACATGTGTGTAGTGTGTAGCAACTAGTagctccccctctctctctctcgctctcgctcacaCTCTATTTCTATCTcgacgagtgtgtgtgcgtgtgtcccGCCTGTCCGACTGTCTAACGGTCTGCGACTCTGTCGACAAAGGCCAACAAAGTTCAACAAACAATACGGCCTGTTACAGAGGTGGAAGTTGAGGTAGAAGCAGACACTTCAGCCTGAAAGTAGACAATTGATTATTGATTTTGTCTAAAGGCAacttcatacacacacacacctacactcACACCTACACCCACATTCCCagccacatacacacacacacacttctgCACTCAGCACGCATCGAACGAGAGCTTAGCGAAGCGAACGGCGCAAAAGCAACGCGCGCGTTAACTAGAACGGTAACGGTGCAGTGCCAGTGTTGTGCAATGACAAGCGCTACGTGCGCGCAGTGTTGAGCAGCGAGCATGAAGACATTGAAGACTTACAAACGCTGAAAACGGAAAAAGCACAACAAGAactaaaagtgaaaataaaaaccgagcaacaacagcaacgacaacaacaagtaatCTTTGCTTGCTCCCACTTCTGATCGCTACAACTGTCTAactcactctctatctctcacaTCTATCGCTGTCTCATTTCAACCCAGACTATTTAGAGAACAGTCGCCATCATAAGCCGTTTAATTGAGAAAGTGcgccaaagcaacaaaaagaaaatgttcttCTCGCTCGCACAGACTTTGGTCTGCGTGCTGCTCATCAACGGCGGCCTCTATGCGCTGCATCTGAGCGGCAATGGCGAGAAGCAAACAAGTCCCGGTCCCGGCTCAAATGGCGGACAGCTAAGCGCCGCTGGTGcctggcaacagcagcagcaacatcagcagcagcaacaacagcagcagcagcaacaacagttgcagcaacagcaactgcaacagcagcatcaacatgCGGGCGGCGGAGCGCCACCTGGCGGCGGGCCCGGCAGCAACAATCATGGCCACCGATCCGATGCACATCGTtcggctgctgcggctgccttTGAGGCAACCACAGGCAGACTGAACAAGGAGATTGCGGATATGGCGCAACTGGAACGCGAGCGCCTAATGCTGCTCGGCCTAGCCAAGCAGACGGCCGAGAGTCCTGTGGCGCCCGCTGGTCATCATGGCAGACCGATCATTGCGGGCCGCATACAGATGCAGCCCAGCGAGGATCTCGATGTCGGCGACTATCCGGCACTGCTGCAGCAGGCGGCGCGTGGCTTTATGTTTGGCAGCGTGCAAaagcagccgccgccgccaatGGCAGCCGATGAGGATTACGAGGAGCTGCGCGAGTTCGGCAGACGTCCCGTAAAGTACGATTACGGCCGGGTGGTACAGCCGACGGAGCGTGAGCTGGAGGGCGAAGCACAGTATGAGCCACTACATGGCTTTGGTGACTTTGACGACTTCTCCGAGCTGGAATCGATTGCCGAGGAGCCGCATGTGGGCGAGGAAGAGTTGCTGCGCGAGTTGGATGCTTATCAGTATCATGGCTTGGAGGAAGAGCCACTCGCGCTGCCCGAGAATCCGTATCACACTCTGGAGCAGCTGGAGCATGCTGCGCCCGAGTCGTTGCAGCAACTGTTcgagcagcaggagcaacacGATGCCCCACTTAAGGCCAATTCGAAATCCCATGCCAATGGCAATTACAATATTCGCATGCAGCAGAAGTGGGCCAGGAAGCGGGCGCAGGGACAGGCTGTaaaaccacagcagcaacagcaacagcagccaaatcTGCAGCGCAACATCTTTGGACAACACTTTAAGCAGCAACGCGGTAAACTGGCGCTGGCCAACTCAGAGGCCACGGCCAGCAAGCATCTGAAGGCTACCACGCGCTCCGGAAGCTCAAGCTCAGGCAAGATTGCTGGCAAGATTGATAACGGCGATGATAACGCCGTTGCAGGCAgtcaacagcaaaacaaaccGACGCATGATAAACCAgcatcagctgcagcaacagctactGATGATgctcagcaacagcaacagcagcagcaggagcagaatAAGAAGGAATCGGATCAACAATTAATGCATCCCAATCACAAGCGTTCCGGCAGCAGTGCTGGAGGATCACTCGGTGGCTTCACGTCGCCACAAGTCTCCCACAGCATCGCCAGCCAATTAATGCTGCGCACGCCGCGTGGCCAACGGCAATACGATGTACCACAAATCGGTGAGTTCCATTATCATatcattgatatattatatacaaaagaatATTGTAGGGCAGACTGACTCAGATCCGCTTAAATGTTGGTAAAAAGTTTCTTTTCTGAAGATATAATTCCGtttgcaattataatttttggatGGACCGATTTGTTGAGTTATGAAGATATGAACTATATACATACTCAATGAGGCGAGTGATTGTATAAGAAAAACTACTTGTTATATATATTccaattataatttcatcCATCAATATGATCTCTTCGAATGGTTTACAGTccagaaaacatttttaaacaattccAGAATTTATAcagaatatttaaatcaaataagatCTTGgaattaatttcttatttatccTCCAAAGTAGATTCACTTGTATTCAGATGTATAtcgaatttttttttcgaaatttaattaactttatatttaGTAATCTGAAGAAGTGCACTTCTAAAAAACTCGTATTGATTTATCAAAACCTGTCCAATTTCGAGGTTTTTAAGTGATGCGATTAATTTAGGGAAAGAATCTGATTCTCCACCAGTTTTAGTTTTCAGTTAGTAGCACGTGTGaatcaaaatttaagaattttagattgaaatattttgttgataaatAGTTAATGAAACATTTCAATACAATCTAAGCATAAATTAGGATATACTAATACCTCGTTTGTATTGAATACAGActtaacatatataaaaaaaaattgattctTAACCGAAATCAAAAACATTCCATTCggtaatttaatttcattgattATCTTGTTCACTTTTGTCATTAGAAAACTGACAGTCAAGTCACATTATTTAGTTTCACTTTGAGTTATAAACTCATTATTCCTATCAATATCAATAGATCAggaatatatgttattttttgtacATTAATTGTTCAAGTCTCCAGTACCTGAACAATTATCTGATAATGGAAAACAAGTATAATCTACAAAGTTTTCACAAGTTTATctaataatattcatatgcATTGCTTTTCCCAACATAATATCGTATTCGTTTCGTTCTATATGTGGTTATAGGCCTATATTCCAGTTGGTTTTCATCATTTATCGTGTGCTGTGAGTATCTCCACTTGACCCTGACGTGTTTACGTACTTCGCTTACAATTCTCTTGATTCAGTTATTAGTTATTAGTACTCGTATTTTATGAGTAtgacttgtttttattttgggtcGAGCCCATTCCGTTGACCCCCCGCCCCACAAAAGGATAGATACACTAATCGCTCTATTTGCGCTCTATTTTTGTTCCAACATTTATAtcatcgttttgttttgttttgttctgtcgctctgtctctgtctctgtctctgtctctctctctctctctctcactcactctttgCTGTTCACGTACTCGGATATGATTGCTGCCAGAACGAATGTACTATATTTGGATAGCTCACGGAACTGTCTGGCGCTTGCATAATTCATAGTTCAGAGACTTCAGACTTTCTGTTGTCGAGTGTGTATGTAGGGGAAACGTGGGGGAGGGAAGTGTGTAACGGACATTGGACGAGTTTGGGTTACAATTGCAGTGCGTTGGCGTCTGGCGTCTGGAATTTAATCCTTTTAGCCATAGACTGTGTGCGTGGCCGTCGGGTTATCAATCAACAATCATCTATCATTAAATAGATTGTCAGTAAATCATTTGTCAACACAACTGGAAAAAGTTGCGGATCGAATCGCGAATATTTGAGAAATTCTACCCCTATAATTTGCTACAACTATTTGGCTATTTTTGGATGAGGTGGTCTGAAGTGGATTGAGGTGGGTGGAAGGAATGTGAAACGTCCAACTTTTTGGCCATTGCATTTAGCAAATTAGTCGCATTGTCTGTGAACCATTTTGCCCAATTTTCATTGTGCTCGAGTACAATTCACCGACTCTTTACTTTGGTCTGCTAACTTTGTCCTATCCAGAGTCAGAGTCTGTTAATCACtttggttggctggctggctggctggctggcttgtTGGCGTTTCAGCCTTTGCTAAATTACTTTATAACAAGTTTTGATGGTCGCCATGAATACAGAATGTTATTCAAGTTAACTAGAAGTGGAAGGGGAACTGAAATTGAGAATTGGGGATGTGCAACTTGGCAACTCTAAATCTCCCACTTCATCTGCGCCAtgtaatcaattttaatttttaattatcacTTTCAAGTTTAATGACATAATTTATATGGCCATGAGCTAAATGCCAAGCCATTGTCTCAgcctcaaactcaaactcgagGCAATTGAGCAGAGGTGGAGGGAGTGTCAttgaactaattaaaatgAGCTGAATTTTCGACAATTTTTCGTTGGTTTTCATTGCTGGGCGGTGCGATGCATTTATAATGAATTGTGTAAAGTGTTGGACATCTAACACATCGTTTGCAcgtataattaaatattcttcactcgaattatataattataataatagtagtaGTTAACGCTTTgattgcttttcaatttatttgtgtcATTTCAGAATTTTGTTAGTAGTAATGTAATTTCGATGTATTTTTgatcttattttatttgtattaatttaaactcttttttacaaaatattttattaataatgcaGTATTCAAAAATAGTTGCAAGTAATATTAAGTTCAATTAATaggtaaaaaagctacagacGAGTGGATTTGATTGTGAGAAAACCGTTTCCTACATAttcaataacaacacaacTTTGCTGTATatcgaaaaaaatactaaaatatatcgaaaactttatttgctttattgatATTCTATTacatccaaaatataccatagtgtgTACAAGTACATTATATATGGAATAAATTGTACTCTATGAAATAGTTTGTACTGTTGTATGGTATATTgggaatgtagtagtatatcgatataccaaatatagacagATTGTCAGTCATTTACAGCTGTAACCGTTTTTTGcggtataaaatatattcctcTTAAAATAACTTAATTCTTTAGCCCTCTGCCgattacataaatttcttcCTCTGGGTGGCAAGTATAAGGACATGCTGTTCtataaatttcgaatttcatttgtatttaattgatattaataaGTTGGTTACTTCCATTATAAACTCACAGTAAAAAGGCGTTTGGAAATTGAAGCAACCAATGGAATTTGATTAAAACTGTTCGCAGACACCTTTGCCAAGCACAAcaggaaaaatatataagcaAAAACGATtgtaaactttatttaaatggcGTTTCATTATGCCAAAAAtggaatgcgaatgcgaaaggAAACTCTGGTTCGTTATGGAAGAACGCAAATTCAATAAGACAATCaatgaattttcattttatgcgCATGTTTGCGCAATTTCTTCCTCTCGTTAttattgctttgttgttgttgttgtgttgttgtagttACGCCAATTGTCACTGGGTGCTTTTCATTGGAATTTTCTTCGCTTCGTGTACGCACAATGTGTGGAGGGCGTGTTGTGAGTGaggaaggagagagagaaaacctTGACAGCACTCCGCCCGACCCACATTACAATTGGACTGCGCTGTgcttatttgaatatattctgagtgtgtgtgtgtgtgtgtgtgtgtgtgcgtgaggcGAGCAACATGTGTGTGCTGTGCCCTATTGACGACGCAATAACGTCATCAACTGTCATCGGGCGTCGAGCGGCGGCGTTTCACACTTTGCACTAGTTGgaaaaattacaattgttaTTTCAAGTGTTTACATTGAAATtgatcacacacacacacgcgcgtatacacacacacacacacacgcacagtcGGACATGTGGCATGTCTGACGCCTGTCATTGCGGTGTGAACTCAGCTGCAGGagtcctgtgtgtgtgtcctgtgGGTGTCCTGCGTTGACCAAAGCCACTAGCTAccgtgtatgcatgtgtgtttgagtgtatgtgtgggaAATTGCCTGCAACAAAGACAGCTTCCTCATTGTCGCATTATCCTTTTCCATGGAAAACTCTGCGGCATTCATTTGATGGCcgcgttttctttttatatataatttcacCACTTACACTTTCAcgcactctctcacacacatagacacatcAGCAATTTATGATCCTTGGTGTGTGCATGCGACGTGTGTTTTTCCCACTAATTTAGTAACTACACCCCGGGGGGTTcattctgcttctgcttctgctgctgttgctgttgctgctgacgaCCATCAGAACGAAGCTGTTGCTGGACAGGCCACAGACCCAACACAACAGAACACTCATTTATATGGCTGTAGTTTGACATGTCCttgctgagtgtgtgtgtgtgtgtccgcGCACGCCTTtggttttcacttttgttgatttaatttgtaattcgAGTAACAACTTCGAGTGGACACTGCGCGCTCATCTACTTGCCATTGTCCTGGGACGCGCCTTCGTCTTCGCCTTCGCTTGTCTTTCAAATATTACGCAAATTAGTTGGAATGTTATTGGAGCTCCCTCTCcccgtgtgtgcgtgtgtgtgtgtgtatgtgtgtgtgtgataggTTTGCGGTATCCTTTCATGTGCGTGGGCTGCTGCAGCCGCGCTGTCTGTGCGCTATGGAAAATTTCtcaagacgacagcaatccaGGACAACGACGACAGGCTGTCTGCAGAATAGGTTACGTTCTGATGTTATTATGTATCTGTATTGATGTGTGCGCTAAAATGTCTCAATAATCGGGCATTGATACGCAAAGTCAGGGATTCGATGCGCTTGACTCGCTTCACATATCAGACAGATGACATTGCTTTGATTTATGGAAATACatgcatttgatttataaatagcAGCTATAATATGGCTTAAAcgcattatatatttaattcctTCTTCTAGGGATTTTTAAAGTATGTCGCACTAAGTAAAGTGaagtatttgtttgtttttaagcaactaagtaaaaatatttcataacgTTTACACAGATTGTGGATTcgctaaatataataataatgataataataataataataataataataataataataataataataataataataataataataataataataataataataataataataataataataataataataataataataataataataataataataataataataataataataataataataataataataataataataataataataataataataataataataataattttgtgtaaaatactaaaatgtaccaaaagctatatttggtatatcgatatactgctacatacatgtatgtatgtatgtgtaataCAATATTGGTAGCCGAAGCTATTAAGACCCTGCTTCTCAACTTTGCGAAAAGCTAAtcgaatttaataataacataataataataaatttctcatattacaacaaatatttaatattccaaTTTTTGCTTCACCTTTTGTTGAATTacttatttctaaatattttgaatgacactatacaaaaaaaaataaaagagataCATACTATACTGAAGTAACTCGAAGACAAAGTGTccttgcattttaatttttgggcCTGTTCTTTGCTGCCATgacccacaaaaaaatatataagtacatactcatatgcatattttatttccaatttcaatACATGCCCATTTTTTGGCGTTTCTGTAGGGACTATAATAacttgcttgttgttgttgatttgtgCGTTGTCCAAAAAAAGGGCACATTTGACATTTGCTCAGCGGTTCAGAACATGAAACAGTTCCtcctttcttttattttttttgttacttgcAAGGTCGCAAATGGCCCACACATAAAATGACAGAATGCTCATTTCTCGGCCTGTCATTGTTGGCTGCTATTTTATTGTAGTAGTTGTTCTTATTCCTTCTACAattggtgtgtgtgagtgtgtgtgtgtgtgtgtgtgtgtcttggtGGCCGCATGTCCTGGCGAGTGCGCCTAAGGACGCGTTTTGCTTTGCGGCAGTTCCAGCTAATTAGCCGCAACTCAATTTGCATAAGCAAATGCGGGGCGTTTGCATTTGGGTGAAAGTAAATGAACTGTAAGCGACGGCATCGCCCACGTCACACGCCCACAAAGAGAATGtgcttgtctgtctgtccgtccgtccgtccgtccgtctggcTGTCAGTCTCTGGCTGTGTGAGTGCGAATGAGTGCGGCTCTGTGTGTGACAGAATGCTTTGCgagcaaatttgttaatgaaCAAGTCAAAAGAAACAATGTTCAATGCGATGCGAGTATTCACAACTCTGAGATACTCTTTGCATCCAGAATAGAGATTTAGCTGTGCTTTTGTGAGCACTTCTTCTCTTAGCTACTGCTGTTAGTGAATAGTggaataccaaaaataaacgGACAGTGTGTAAAaatgagacacacacactagcataGATTGCACGtacaaatcaataaacaatGACATCATCATCAGAATGGCAGCATCCGCCTGACAGATTTTAAAGCATACTCTCGGGCGCCCGGTCGCTTGCATATATAATTAAGGCaacaacgtcgacgacgacgacgatggcgaagCAGagagaaaatatttacattagcGTAAGCACAGGGCAAAatagagacagcgagagagagagagagagagagtgagggagagagggaagagTTGCCACACAGCCATTGAGCAGGCCAATTGTATGAGAGTAGATGagtgtgctagtgtgtgtgtgtgtgttggtgtgccaTTCAGCCAGTTTGACgacagcagaggcagcagccaaagctgGCTACCAATTTATacattcttttctttctttattttttttttcggtcaGCGCTTGCGTCACAGAAGCAAAAGCGTCTAGGAAACGAGTGATATATACCAAAGTGGCAGATGAGCTCGTTATGTGTGCGagtatctgtgtgtgagtgtgctgcttagttttgcttttaatgtgCGAGACTGGGATTTCATGTAGTTGATGTTGTAGTTAAAGGATTGCGAGAGTTGATAAACAAATGTCTAATGCATATAAATGAGATTGTGCTTATGATGAACTCAATTAAGACTCTcctagagagaaagagagtcgAGATGCGAATAATAAGGCACAAGAGACCAATAAACAATCGAATAAATGCGATATATAGTAGTGTGTATAACTAGACTTACTAGATATACTACTCGCCAAAGACTCTTAGTCATCCGAATATTGTGCGCAAATAAATGTGGCTGAGTAATTGTCTATGTCTGCGTATGAGTAAGCACcacgctctcgctctctctcactctctctcttaatttctatctctttcttGAGCGCGCACTATACATGTGTGAGTTTTTTAGTCAATGAAGCGTCAAGGACTTTTGCTTTGATATATTTGCTGGAGATCCACACAAGTAACGAGGCTACCACCACCTCAAAGATGATGCAATGCGAGGTAAActcaca encodes the following:
- the LOC133841539 gene encoding histone-lysine N-methyltransferase 2D, whose amino-acid sequence is MFFSLAQTLVCVLLINGGLYALHLSGNGEKQTSPGPGSNGGQLSAAGAWQQQQQHQQQQQQQQQQQQLQQQQLQQQHQHAGGGAPPGGGPGSNNHGHRSDAHRSAAAAAFEATTGRLNKEIADMAQLERERLMLLGLAKQTAESPVAPAGHHGRPIIAGRIQMQPSEDLDVGDYPALLQQAARGFMFGSVQKQPPPPMAADEDYEELREFGRRPVKYDYGRVVQPTERELEGEAQYEPLHGFGDFDDFSELESIAEEPHVGEEELLRELDAYQYHGLEEEPLALPENPYHTLEQLEHAAPESLQQLFEQQEQHDAPLKANSKSHANGNYNIRMQQKWARKRAQGQAVKPQQQQQQQPNLQRNIFGQHFKQQRGKLALANSEATASKHLKATTRSGSSSSGKIAGKIDNGDDNAVAGSQQQNKPTHDKPASAAATATDDAQQQQQQQQEQNKKESDQQLMHPNHKRSGSSAGGSLGGFTSPQVSHSIASQLMLRTPRGQRQYDVPQIECPTAMDGMERFACPTPDLQGRYRCIDDHVLCDGFIDCPEGEDEDRRSCMFYKTTKAHLDVLADALLRWARGR